In one Gossypium hirsutum isolate 1008001.06 chromosome D09, Gossypium_hirsutum_v2.1, whole genome shotgun sequence genomic region, the following are encoded:
- the LOC107890457 gene encoding polypyrimidine tract-binding protein homolog 1 isoform X1 codes for MSTSSQTQFRYTQTPSKVLHLRNLPWECTEEELVELCKPFGKIVNTKCNVGANRNQAFVEFVDLNQAISMVSYYASSSEPAQVRGKTVYIQYSNRHEIVNNKSPGDTPGNVLLVTIEGVEANDVTIETIHLVFSAFGFVHKIATFEKAAGFQALIQFTDAETASSARNALDGRSIPRYLLPGHVTSCHLRISYSAHTDLNIKFQSHRSRDYTNPYLPVNPTAMEGLMQVPVVGPDGKKQEPQSNVLLASIENMQYAVTVDVLHSVFSAFGTVQKIAIFEKNGGTQALIQYPDVTTAAVAKESLEGHCIYEGGYCKLHLSYSRHTDLNVKAYSDKSRDYTISDLSLLATQGPGMPATPNAWQNPQNAPSYPGTDYAASAAMQAQPSAGQVPAWDPSLQVRPSYGSVPGTVPGQAYQASAVPTYMNAAPPAGSSPLSQPGATSMRMPPPGGAPLLGQPPYYGQ; via the exons ATGTCAACGTCAAGCCAAACTCAGTTCCGCTATACCCAGACACCATCGAAGGTCCTGCATCTCCGTAATCTCCCATGGGAGTGTACGGAAGAGGAACTCGTTGAGCTTTGTAAACCCTTTGGGAAGATCGTTAACACTAAGTGCAATGTCGGCGCCAATCGGAACCAAGCTTTTGTTGAATTT GTAGACTTAAATCAGGCTATTTCGATGGTTTCATACTATGCTTCGTCATCGGAGCCGGCACAGGTTCGTGGAAAAACAgtatatattcaatattcaaacagACATGAAATTGTCAACAACAAAAGTCCTGGAGATACCCCAGGAAATGTTTTGCTGGTTACCATTGAGGGTGTGGAAGCTAATGATGTGACCATTGAGACAATTCACTTG gTATTTTCTGCATTTGGTTTTGTGCATAAAATTGCTACTTTTGAAAAGGCTGCGGGATTCCAG GCATTAATCCAATTCACTGATGCTgaaactgcatcttcagcaagGAATGCCTTGGACGGTAGAAGTATTCCCAG GTACTTGCTTCCAGGCCATGTTACTTCTTGTCACCTGCGAATTTCGTATTCTGCACACACTGATCTGAATATCAAGTTTCAGTCTCATCGGAGCAG GGATTATACCAATCCATACCTTCCTGTCAATCCAACTGCGATGGAGGGACTCATGCAGGTA CCTGTAGTTGGTCCTGATGGAAAAAAGCAAGAACCTCAGAGTAATGTGCTACTTGCTTCAATTGAAAATATGCAGTATGCTGTGACAGTTGATGTTCTTCACTCG GTATTCTCTGCATTTGGCACTGTCCAAAAGATTGCTATATTTGAGAAGAATGGCGGAACACAGGCACTAATTCAATATCCGG ATGTCACGACTGCAGCTGTCGCCAAAGAATCCTTAGAGGGACACTGCATATATGAGGGTGGCTATTGTAAGCTTCATCTATCATACTCTCGTCATACTGATCTCAATGTAAAG GCTTACAGTGATAAAAGTAGAGATTACACAATCTCAGACCTAAGTTTGCTTGCGACACAAGGTCCAGGTATGCCTGCCACTCCAAATGCTTGGCAGAATCCTCAGAATGCTCCATCATACCCTGGGACTGACTATGCAGCTTCAGCGGCAATGCAAGCTCAACCCTCTGCCGGACAAGTTCCTGCTTGGGATCCAAGTTTACAGGTTAGACCATCATACGGATCAGTGCCTGGGACTGTTCCTGGTCAAGCATATCAAGCGTCTGCAGTCCCTACATACATGAATGCTGCGCCACCTGCTGGTTCATCACCCCTTTCCCAACCTGGTGCGACTTCCATGAGAATGCCACCTCCAGGTGGTGCACCACTGCTAGGTCAGCCTCCCTATTATGGTCAATGA
- the LOC107890457 gene encoding polypyrimidine tract-binding protein homolog 1 isoform X2 → MSTSSQTQFRYTQTPSKVLHLRNLPWECTEEELVELCKPFGKIVNTKCNVGANRNQAFVEFVDLNQAISMVSYYASSSEPAQVRGKTVYIQYSNRHEIVNNKSPGDTPGNVLLVTIEGVEANDVTIETIHLVFSAFGFVHKIATFEKAAGFQALIQFTDAETASSARNALDGRSIPRYLLPGHVTSCHLRISYSAHTDLNIKFQSHRSRDYTNPYLPVNPTAMEGLMQPVVGPDGKKQEPQSNVLLASIENMQYAVTVDVLHSVFSAFGTVQKIAIFEKNGGTQALIQYPDVTTAAVAKESLEGHCIYEGGYCKLHLSYSRHTDLNVKAYSDKSRDYTISDLSLLATQGPGMPATPNAWQNPQNAPSYPGTDYAASAAMQAQPSAGQVPAWDPSLQVRPSYGSVPGTVPGQAYQASAVPTYMNAAPPAGSSPLSQPGATSMRMPPPGGAPLLGQPPYYGQ, encoded by the exons ATGTCAACGTCAAGCCAAACTCAGTTCCGCTATACCCAGACACCATCGAAGGTCCTGCATCTCCGTAATCTCCCATGGGAGTGTACGGAAGAGGAACTCGTTGAGCTTTGTAAACCCTTTGGGAAGATCGTTAACACTAAGTGCAATGTCGGCGCCAATCGGAACCAAGCTTTTGTTGAATTT GTAGACTTAAATCAGGCTATTTCGATGGTTTCATACTATGCTTCGTCATCGGAGCCGGCACAGGTTCGTGGAAAAACAgtatatattcaatattcaaacagACATGAAATTGTCAACAACAAAAGTCCTGGAGATACCCCAGGAAATGTTTTGCTGGTTACCATTGAGGGTGTGGAAGCTAATGATGTGACCATTGAGACAATTCACTTG gTATTTTCTGCATTTGGTTTTGTGCATAAAATTGCTACTTTTGAAAAGGCTGCGGGATTCCAG GCATTAATCCAATTCACTGATGCTgaaactgcatcttcagcaagGAATGCCTTGGACGGTAGAAGTATTCCCAG GTACTTGCTTCCAGGCCATGTTACTTCTTGTCACCTGCGAATTTCGTATTCTGCACACACTGATCTGAATATCAAGTTTCAGTCTCATCGGAGCAG GGATTATACCAATCCATACCTTCCTGTCAATCCAACTGCGATGGAGGGACTCATGCAG CCTGTAGTTGGTCCTGATGGAAAAAAGCAAGAACCTCAGAGTAATGTGCTACTTGCTTCAATTGAAAATATGCAGTATGCTGTGACAGTTGATGTTCTTCACTCG GTATTCTCTGCATTTGGCACTGTCCAAAAGATTGCTATATTTGAGAAGAATGGCGGAACACAGGCACTAATTCAATATCCGG ATGTCACGACTGCAGCTGTCGCCAAAGAATCCTTAGAGGGACACTGCATATATGAGGGTGGCTATTGTAAGCTTCATCTATCATACTCTCGTCATACTGATCTCAATGTAAAG GCTTACAGTGATAAAAGTAGAGATTACACAATCTCAGACCTAAGTTTGCTTGCGACACAAGGTCCAGGTATGCCTGCCACTCCAAATGCTTGGCAGAATCCTCAGAATGCTCCATCATACCCTGGGACTGACTATGCAGCTTCAGCGGCAATGCAAGCTCAACCCTCTGCCGGACAAGTTCCTGCTTGGGATCCAAGTTTACAGGTTAGACCATCATACGGATCAGTGCCTGGGACTGTTCCTGGTCAAGCATATCAAGCGTCTGCAGTCCCTACATACATGAATGCTGCGCCACCTGCTGGTTCATCACCCCTTTCCCAACCTGGTGCGACTTCCATGAGAATGCCACCTCCAGGTGGTGCACCACTGCTAGGTCAGCCTCCCTATTATGGTCAATGA
- the LOC107890457 gene encoding polypyrimidine tract-binding protein homolog 1 isoform X3 produces the protein MSTSSQTQFRYTQTPSKVLHLRNLPWECTEEELVELCKPFGKIVNTKCNVGANRNQAFVEFVDLNQAISMVSYYASSSEPAQVRGKTVYIQYSNRHEIVNNKSPGDTPGNVLLVTIEGVEANDVTIETIHLVFSAFGFVHKIATFEKAAGFQALIQFTDAETASSARNALDGRSIPRYLLPGHVTSCHLRISYSAHTDLNIKFQSHRSRDYTNPYLPVNPTAMEGLMQPVVGPDGKKQEPQSNVLLASIENMQYAVTVDVLHSVFSAFGTVQKIAIFEKNGGTQALIQYPDVTTAAVAKESLEGHCIYEGGYCLQ, from the exons ATGTCAACGTCAAGCCAAACTCAGTTCCGCTATACCCAGACACCATCGAAGGTCCTGCATCTCCGTAATCTCCCATGGGAGTGTACGGAAGAGGAACTCGTTGAGCTTTGTAAACCCTTTGGGAAGATCGTTAACACTAAGTGCAATGTCGGCGCCAATCGGAACCAAGCTTTTGTTGAATTT GTAGACTTAAATCAGGCTATTTCGATGGTTTCATACTATGCTTCGTCATCGGAGCCGGCACAGGTTCGTGGAAAAACAgtatatattcaatattcaaacagACATGAAATTGTCAACAACAAAAGTCCTGGAGATACCCCAGGAAATGTTTTGCTGGTTACCATTGAGGGTGTGGAAGCTAATGATGTGACCATTGAGACAATTCACTTG gTATTTTCTGCATTTGGTTTTGTGCATAAAATTGCTACTTTTGAAAAGGCTGCGGGATTCCAG GCATTAATCCAATTCACTGATGCTgaaactgcatcttcagcaagGAATGCCTTGGACGGTAGAAGTATTCCCAG GTACTTGCTTCCAGGCCATGTTACTTCTTGTCACCTGCGAATTTCGTATTCTGCACACACTGATCTGAATATCAAGTTTCAGTCTCATCGGAGCAG GGATTATACCAATCCATACCTTCCTGTCAATCCAACTGCGATGGAGGGACTCATGCAG CCTGTAGTTGGTCCTGATGGAAAAAAGCAAGAACCTCAGAGTAATGTGCTACTTGCTTCAATTGAAAATATGCAGTATGCTGTGACAGTTGATGTTCTTCACTCG GTATTCTCTGCATTTGGCACTGTCCAAAAGATTGCTATATTTGAGAAGAATGGCGGAACACAGGCACTAATTCAATATCCGG ATGTCACGACTGCAGCTGTCGCCAAAGAATCCTTAGAGGGACACTGCATATATGAGGGTGGCTATT GCTTACAGTGA